The following is a genomic window from Antechinus flavipes isolate AdamAnt ecotype Samford, QLD, Australia chromosome 3, AdamAnt_v2, whole genome shotgun sequence.
ctataaaatgacgCTTTTAAGGACTCTCTGAACTCTAAATCAATTATCTTCTCTTcttataaaaattgaaatatctAAATTATTCAGTATTGAAAGAAACTGAATCAAGAGGACCTGCTACAAGAAATATTCTTATGTTTTAATCTATTAAATAATTCTGAATTTAGCAGAGGTAGGCCCTCATAATCACAAAATCCAATTTCGTAACTTTAGAAACCATAGTGCATCCTCCTCTCCCcctattttgctgatgaggaaatatTTCAGCTTCTGCTTCTTCAAAGTAGAAGTAATTCTGTGATGATAGGAGCCcacaataaataattaaagattCACATGCCAGGAGCTAATAGGCGTTGGAAGAATATTCTCCGtgcaaagagaagaattttaacaTGTGAAAATATggcaaagagaagaattttaacatgtgaaaatatgctaGTTTTTTAATCAATATAAAGCATCATGGGCCCAGCACTTAATCGGATGAACTCTGATTAATGATCATTTGTCCCAGTATTGCCACGTATTACCCTGTGGGTTTGTGGATATGTGAAGATGACTTCCCTAGGCCTTGGTTTCCACATAAATAAGGAGACTGGGCTAGATAACGTGACTTCCCATGTTCCCTTCCAGGTCAAAATCCACTATGCTATGAGCTCTTCCTTCCACCTACTAAAGGTCTCAGAAATGCAAAAACCCCAAAGCtttacaaaatgtatttttcagcCACAAACCAAATCATTTGAGACTCATTTCCTCTACGTTTCAGAGAATTTCAGTGTCTTTTTCGCCTCTTCAAACACATTTCCCTAGTTAGCAATGCTTACAAAAATATGAAGGAgtgtttacatatgtgtgtacaggTAGGAGGAAAAACCAGTGTGACAGGGTAGACAAGCAAGATGTCATGATCTTGGACAACATCCAAAAACATTGTTGGGATCCCAGTCCCTCTACCATGTGCTCTAGTCAGATCATATGGGAAGGGATTCAAGGGATTCTCTTTTGCTGTAGTACAAGTCTTGTACTCCAAGACCCCCATCTCACCAGTTTTTCTAACTTGTGATTTTCTTAAATCTACTTGCAGAGCTTCTCTCCCGAGACCTTCTGGGAACCTTCAAGTCTTTGCCTTTTCACAAACAAAATGCATTCCAACAGCTCTTCCATTTGCATGATCTACAAAGACCTGGAGCCATTCACATATTTCTTCTACTTGATCTTCCTCGTTGGAATTATCGGGAGCTGTTTTGCAGTCTGGGCATTCACTCAGAAAGATGCGAACCCCAAGTGTGTGAGCATATACTTAATTAACTTGCTCACGGCAGATTTCTTGCTCACTCTAGCACTGCCAGTGAAAATTATTGTCGACTTAGGGGTGGCCCCGTGGAAGTTAAAGATTTTCCACTGCCAGGTGACCGCCTGCTTAATCTACATCAACATGTACTTATCGATCATATTTTTAGCCTTTGTCAGCATGGATCGCTATCTCCAGTTGACACACAGCTGCAAAATTTACAGGATACAGGAGCCCGGCTTTGCCAAAATGATCTCCATAGTGGTTTGGCTGATGGTTCTCCTGATAATGGTACCCAACATGGTGATTCCCATCAATACCATTGAAGAGAAGCCGATAGTGGGCTGCATGGAATTCAAAAAAGAGTTTGGGAAGAACTGGCACGTATTTACTAATTTCATATGTGTGGCAATATTCCTAAACTTCTCAGCAATCATTTTAATATCCAACTGCCTTGTCATCCGACAACTGTACCGAAAAAAAGACAGTGAGAACTACGCAAATGTGAAACGGGCTCTGGTCCATATATTGCTGGTAACTGGAAGCTACATTATCTGTTTTGTTCCTTATCACATTGTTAGGATCCCCTACACTCTCAGTCAAAGCAATGTCATAACAGACTGCCCAACTAAGATCTCGCTCTTTAAAGCTAAGGAGGCGACTTTACTGTTAGCAGTATCAAAcctctgttttgaccctattCTATATTATAAACTCTCTAAAGCATTCCGGTTAAAAGTGACTGAGACATTTGCGTCGCAAAGGGAGACGAATGTGGACCAAGAAAACCCAAGGCGTGCAAGCAAACTAGAAGGGAACCATGTTCTCACAAATACCGACTGAAAAATCAATTGGGGAAGGAATAAAAGGCATTTGACTGTCAAAACCATTTGACTGGTATTAACTTTGGCCATGGGTCAGTAGCAATATCAAATCAAACAAATGAGATTCTCTTGGTCTTCAGATGCTGCCTGTAATAAAAGAAAACCAGCTTATGATTGCTCATACACcttaaccaaaatatttatacaaaaaccCAGCAAGTTGTGTGGAATAACAGATGCAAAACAAAGCAATACCCTTGGCATCTAAATGAGGTTTATAAAACAGACTCAGTGAATCAGCTGGAAACTGATGGTATATAGAACAGTTTTATAGGCTCCTGGAATTACCATCTTGTTTAAAGTGACCAGAATAGTCTCAGTAAAACTGCCTAGTGTCAACAGACTCATAACAGACCCTAAGTAACCGATCCAAATAGTTCCAGTATTATCTACAAATCATCAGTGGTTGATTTCTTGACCCATTATTCCAATAACAGCAGTTTAAAAACTTCCCTGACTGTGGggcaattttcagaatttcatgtatatttctacaaaaatcttaaagaaaacaattttgaaacagataatagtaatttgatttttaatagttttatttgatTGTATTCTACCTGAACACTGCAAATAAAGTTTATCCAATTTTAGTtacatataattttgctatttgctATAAGTGAAAATGGTACAATGCTCTGCCATTAGAGCACCTGGATTAAAATCCTGTGTCAGACATGAACTTTCTACAAGATCTTAAGGGATTTACTTactctctctgagtctcatttcctcatttgtaaaataaaacaactagATTTGATAGGCTCAAAGGGTCCTAAAGCTAGATTTATGGTCTTATAAGCCAAAGAAATCATACAATGCTATCAAACATAACATCACCACAAAACTTAACCTTGTAGTAAAATCTTAAAATCACAAATACTATAATAACATTATAAGAAAGAGAAACTCAATTTTGTGACCCCAGTTCCTAAAAATAGGACCAGAAGTGGTTGTGTTTGTCCAGCAGTAGAAAAGTCTTATTCCACAGAATATGGTACAAATGATAGAATCCTACAATTGGGAAGTAGTTCAGTATATGCAGATATGGCAAACCATATGGTATTCCTAAACAGTACATTGAGAAGTGGGAAGATATTGGCATTTaaagtaaaagaacaaatttcCATTGGTGTTTTTGGTACTCACATTTTCCTTGTCTCAAAAAAACACTTTCTgggataaaatttggaaatttggaactggaaagcactttacagatcATCTTGTCctataccctcattttatagatgagaaagctaaCAGACAAAAACTGAGTGAAATGCCTAAGAtcacaaagggagaaaaacaacAGGGCAGATTGAGCCCAGACTTGTTAAaaccaaatccagcattctttaaTATAAGACTCTTCTGCTGACTACTGTAGAACACTTCCACTTCCAAAAAGGGAAGGAGTTAACAGATAACatcaaaattagaagaacacagaaaTGGATAGGTAGAATAAAAGCAGGGGTAAGGAAGGAGATGGGAAAAATTGAAGGGTTATAATGTTAAGTCTGAAGAACAGAAGATTACAGTAATTAAACAAATGTTTCTTTTAGGGGTTGTTAGTGTGTTATCTATGTGAAGACCACATGTAGGcattcccccccacacacacacacacatacatacatacagaggaTTATATCATGGATTCCAAGCATTGGATAGCCATTTCTTAAATGtttgtataaataataaataacatgaataaatttcttctttaaaaatctgcATAAGAATACAACATTTTTTCAAATAcctatatctttcatttttttatactcGCCACAACCTTGTGTGATAGCGTCGGCAGCTATTATGATACAGATTTTATAGTGAAGAGAGCAAAGATGTGACAAAATTAAGCAATCTGCTTAAATTCACATAATAATTTCATGGCTAAGACTGGATCATAAACCACGTCATACTATTTAGTTG
Proteins encoded in this region:
- the GPR171 gene encoding G-protein coupled receptor 171 → MHSNSSSICMIYKDLEPFTYFFYLIFLVGIIGSCFAVWAFTQKDANPKCVSIYLINLLTADFLLTLALPVKIIVDLGVAPWKLKIFHCQVTACLIYINMYLSIIFLAFVSMDRYLQLTHSCKIYRIQEPGFAKMISIVVWLMVLLIMVPNMVIPINTIEEKPIVGCMEFKKEFGKNWHVFTNFICVAIFLNFSAIILISNCLVIRQLYRKKDSENYANVKRALVHILLVTGSYIICFVPYHIVRIPYTLSQSNVITDCPTKISLFKAKEATLLLAVSNLCFDPILYYKLSKAFRLKVTETFASQRETNVDQENPRRASKLEGNHVLTNTD